A stretch of the Cloacibacillus sp. genome encodes the following:
- a CDS encoding glutamate--tRNA ligase family protein has product MTDKVRVRFAPSPTGSLHIGGAHTALFNWLLARRTGGAFVLRIEDTDLERSTKEYEQSILDGMRWMGLDWDEGPDKGGDYGPYRQSERMHLYKKYTQQLLDEGKAYEQDGAVFFKVLPGKHIHFHDEVYGDIDVESENASVNQDGTIKDIVIMKRDGMPTYNYAVVIDDYTMGINMVIRGEDHVINTPKQLLIYDALGFERPGFAHLPMILGKDKKKLSKRQGATSVFEYNDLGYLPDGVFNFLALLGWSPRNGEEIFSRAEAVELFDIKNVTRKPAVLDIDKLNHINQEQMKRMAPEKLLEVIRPFWIQMGLPVDKFGDGYLAASLKTMGGRGQTTIQVAEYSDYFLDFAKVQERYDGNDIKEELHPKLKKIYGELLAAWGDGTPEHLHEQAQTIFAANESSMKESATPMRWALTGRKVSPGVFEVASQLGKEETKKRLAFYGLV; this is encoded by the coding sequence ATGACCGATAAGGTAAGAGTAAGATTCGCACCGAGCCCGACGGGATCGCTCCACATCGGCGGAGCGCACACCGCGCTCTTCAACTGGCTACTCGCGCGCCGGACTGGCGGCGCTTTCGTGCTTCGCATCGAGGATACCGACCTGGAGCGTTCGACAAAGGAATACGAACAGAGCATCCTCGACGGCATGCGCTGGATGGGACTGGATTGGGACGAGGGCCCCGACAAGGGCGGAGATTACGGGCCTTACCGCCAGTCGGAGCGTATGCACCTTTATAAAAAATACACGCAGCAGCTCCTCGACGAGGGCAAGGCCTACGAACAGGACGGCGCGGTCTTCTTCAAAGTTTTGCCGGGCAAACATATCCACTTCCACGACGAAGTCTACGGCGACATCGACGTCGAGAGTGAAAACGCCTCCGTCAATCAGGACGGCACCATAAAAGATATCGTCATTATGAAGCGCGACGGCATGCCGACCTACAATTACGCCGTCGTCATCGACGACTACACGATGGGGATAAACATGGTCATCCGCGGCGAGGACCACGTCATCAACACACCGAAACAGCTCCTAATCTACGACGCCCTCGGCTTTGAGAGGCCGGGATTCGCGCACCTGCCAATGATACTTGGCAAAGACAAGAAAAAGCTCTCGAAGCGCCAGGGCGCGACCTCCGTATTTGAATACAACGACCTGGGCTATCTCCCCGACGGCGTATTCAACTTCCTCGCGCTGCTCGGCTGGTCGCCGAGAAACGGCGAGGAGATATTCTCCCGCGCCGAGGCGGTGGAGCTCTTCGACATCAAAAACGTCACGAGAAAACCCGCTGTGCTTGACATCGACAAACTCAACCACATAAACCAGGAACAGATGAAGCGCATGGCTCCGGAAAAACTGCTGGAAGTCATACGCCCGTTCTGGATACAGATGGGGTTGCCCGTGGACAAATTCGGCGACGGCTACCTCGCCGCCTCGCTAAAGACGATGGGCGGACGCGGCCAGACGACGATCCAGGTCGCCGAATACAGCGACTACTTCCTCGACTTCGCCAAAGTGCAGGAGCGTTACGACGGGAACGATATCAAAGAAGAGCTGCATCCGAAGCTCAAAAAAATCTACGGTGAACTGCTTGCGGCGTGGGGAGATGGCACCCCTGAACACCTCCACGAGCAGGCACAGACTATCTTCGCCGCCAACGAAAGTTCGATGAAAGAATCTGCTACGCCGATGCGCTGGGCCCTCACAGGCCGCAAAGTCAGCCCCGGCGTCTTCGAGGTGGCAAGCCAGCTCGGAAAAGAAGAGACGAAAAAACGGCTGGCATTTTACGGCCTGGTTTAA